From the genome of Leucoraja erinacea ecotype New England unplaced genomic scaffold, Leri_hhj_1 Leri_725S, whole genome shotgun sequence:
AAATGTGATGTCTAAAATCACAGTCTACATTCAGTGGACAGACTGAAGGGCTGAAAGAAATCAATCCCGTCATGGCGTGCATCGACACCAAGTATGGATAGTACCTTCTAGATACCACGTAAAAATCCATCATATGGTCATGCTAATTGAGATGGCAACGTAACTGTACTTGGCCGGTAGGGTGCAATGTGCACCATTAAAATAAATAAGTGAAGCAGTTGTCTGAGTTAGAGCTTCTGTGTTTTGTAGCTGTTGGAAGACAGCCAAGGAGATAGCGAATACAGCGAGACCCGCTATCAACCTTAAGATAAGAGAGTTTTGCCGTTAATGAGCAGTTTGACCTTGGTATCGAGCTTGGACGCTGAACCAGGCAAAGCATGCATATTAATCTCTGTGCTGTCATCATCAGTTTGTGGGAACTGGGAGCTAGAATATTCATCCTGGTTTAACAAGCTGACACACTGtctcatttgaaatattttgtttcCCGATTTGCAGCATTTTGAGAAATGGTTTCTTTTGTTACAGAGCCTGCGGATTTTTCCAAATGCCGGACACCGGTCACGAATTGCAGTTTGTGAAGctgcacaattaaagcaattAGTAATCCATCTAGGTCTGTTAACTGGCCCCTGAAGCCGTCGAGTAGTAATTTGATTAGACACGCTAGCTGCATGGACTTCACGACCAGCAAGAGATGTTAGCGTTTTAATGTGGCCATTGGTTAACTCAGCTATGCGACAGCGGTTTTCAACAGATTCCAAGGTCaggccatataacatataacaattacagcacggaaacaggccatctcggcccttctagtctgtgccgaacactaactctcacctagtcccatctatctgcacttagcccataaccctccattgctttcccgtccatatacctatccaatttatttttaaattataaaatcgaatctgcctccaccacttccactggaagctcattccacacagctaccactctctgagtaaagaagttccccctcatattacccctaaactttgtcccttaattctcaaattataccctcttgtttgaatcttccctactctcaatggaaaaagcttatccacgtcaactctgtctatccctctcatcattttaaagacctctatcaagtccccccttaaccttctgcgctccaaagaataaagacctatcttgttcaaactttctctgtaacttaggtgctgaaacccaggcaacattttagtaaatctcttctgtactctctctattttgttgacatcttttctataatttggcaaccaaaattgtacaccatattccagaattggcctcactaatgccttatacaatgttaacattacatcccaacttctatactcaatgttctgatttataaaggtccaCTTCATGCCCACATCACGCAACAATTCATCGCGTAGTTTATCAATCAATATGTTATGTATTAATCGGTCACTTATCAGACTAGATTCTATTTCTCTAAAATCACAACGGCTAGCACCATGCTTCAGTGCACTGACATTAAGCTCGACTGGttcttcttgtttttgacacATTGAGAAAAATGTATGTCGTTCAGTGCTCACATTAATTTGTAACTCACATAGTTGTCGGAATTTACGTAGGAGGCACTCAGGATCATGAATGGACTCTGCTGGAATTTGTACGTTATTATGATCCACACCAGCCAGTGTACAGTGACATCTTCTTGCATGTCGTGCAGCTTCCGTGCACGCTAAGTTAAGGACAATCGAGGCATGAAGAGCGGGTGCTGCGTTCGGATAAGCTGCATCAATGTAAATTAAGAAATCTTCCTCGAACACACGCCATCGTTCTGCAAGATCAGCATCAAACAACAATATATCCGGCTTTCTATGAGCAGCAGCCATAATTGtggttaacaaaaaaaactaagtaagtttattggccaagtattcacacaaggaatctgccttggtgctccgcccacaagtaacatgacatacagtgacagttacacatgactcagaaaacactaaacattcataataataaaacattaatgataaaacaccattgatcaagcatatgaaccaacaaaataccagatcaaagggaggctacagattttcggctgttgagtagagcaactactcgtggataaaaactgtttttaattcTGTTTTTATGTCCGTGAGTTTATGTAAAATAAACTCTTTCACGGTGAGGTCAGGAGAAACTTGCTTTATTTGTTTACGTAAGGCTCAAACGCGTCACAACTGTCTTtaaaaaacactttaaaatgcCTTTAAGTCAGCCAGCTGGTACTGTGAGGAGTCGGCTGTGTGCAGCTTGGTTCAATTTTGAATTTTCACTTGGATACAGTATGAATGAGAAGATGCTGGTACTGTTGAATGTCTACTCCATGACAAGGGCAAGGAGGGCTTATATTAGGAACACTTCTTCATCCGTTTTCGACCACGGATGGTTGCCCTGCTGAGTTCTACCGGCACTTTGTAGGGGAATGGACGGGCGACGTGTCGGGTCTGGACACTGCTGTTTCTCCAGCTTGCGTGTCACCTTGTCAAAGTTTGTCTCTTAAAAAGCAgacaacaacaaaattgttaaaAGTAAACCATGGCAaactttaattgattcgtcagacgggagtggcaagatctacaatgagcacaaacgttgctcagtgcatCTCGGCCACCACTctcagaacaaaggaaagttagcacaattatacatttttcttatcagtaaaacactcctaccaagtctgaatatggcatgattgAAAGATTTtgtagcctttcagaatataggaaaagctGGGTCAAAATcgctcatccaataacaaattattacttatctctggagcatcAGCAATTTTTtatctttatggccttgaaagaagTACATGTTGTTTTGCAGGcttccatcttaatgtctttattaaaaagacctgtcctccatattgtgttctatataatttgcaaagtcattcagactcaGCACTgagccattcatttgttctactagaccatgcttttgtagaagaacgactcaATTTTAGATCttactattagctctttcaacctcactctggcaatggaggaggcccaggacataaagatCAGTGTAGGagtggaaaggggagttaaaatggttggcaaccgggagatccagcaggccgtgGTGGACAGAGTGCATGTAGGGTGAAATGCATGTCTAGTCTAGATACAAGGAGAGAGTgcttgtgtgagagtgtgtgtgagcctgtgtgagagagtgtgtgtgagtgtgcatgtgtgagtgagtgagtgtgtgtgagagtgtgtgtgagagagagagagagagagagtgagagtgtgtgtgagagagaacaagagagagagatagagagagagagagtgtgtgtgggagatggactgtgtgtgtgtgatagactgatggagtgaatgtgtgtgagagagagggactgtgtgtgtgtgtgagtgagaaaaagacagagagaggggggagtgttgtgtgtgtgagagagggagtatttgtgtgtgggagagagtgagtgtgtgtgagagaaagcgggagtgtgtgtgtgagcaagagagggagtgtgtgtgagagagagagggaatgtgagagagaggaagagaggaacaGAGGGAGTGTGTTtgaaagagaaggaatgtgtgtgtgagagagagagggtggatgagagagcaagagagagatggTGTGCGCGAGAACAAGAGATGTTGTGTGAGAGACAGCAAAAGAGTGGTGCGTgtgtgagagggagtgtgtgtgtgagagaaagagggtttgtgtgagagaaagagggtttgtgtgagagagagaagagagagaacaagagagagggaatatgtgtatgcatgtgagagagaggggcggtgggagggagaggaggggggcacgAGAGGGTGGAGTGGAGAGTATTTGTACGattggggggagagtggagggagaggggagaggagaaaagtggggagagagaggaatgtatatgtgcagctttaagggacattggtcaggtagcatttggagtattgtatacagttctggtcactccattacagcactgatgtggaggctttgggaaaggtgcagagatggttaatgagaatggtttaaaaattggtttaaactgcagatgctggtttacaaaaaaggacacaaaatgctggagtaattcagagggacaggtagcatttctggagagaaggaatgggtgatgtttcgggtcgagactgaagaagggtctctacccgaaaccttacccattccttccagcatttgtgtctacctaaacagcTCCTATCCACatggcggtgtgccagcaggctagAGGAGTGGACAAAGGTCTTGCCACAGAgtaggcaggtgaaggggcgctggccggtgtagactcgccggtgctccagcaggtggtgaaggcaggtgaaGACCTTACCATAGGACGGGCAGGCGAAGGGACGCTCACCGTtgtgggtgaaacccttgcctcactcagcgcacacaaagggtcccTTTCTGGTGTGTATCCGCTAGTGCATCCGCTTGCtgcagtgggagcagctgctcgccggcgtgggtacgccggtgctgccgcaaccacCGCGAGAGTTTTCAAACTCCTCACCACAGTATGGGCAGTCGTAggactggccactggtgtgcacgcatTGGTGAGACAGGGCGagggaggccatggcaaagcgctctccacacactGGGCTGGGGACGAGACGGtcgccggcgtgcacccgctggtgagACAGCAGCTGAGTGGAGCAGGTGAATCCCTTGCCGCACTGTGCACAGGTGTATGGGCACTCGCCGGTATGGGTGCGATGGTGCACCAGTaggttgctggactgggtgaagctcttgccgcactgggcgcaggtgaagggaCGCTCGCCAGCGTGGGTgcactggtgggacagcagcttggtggagctggtgaagcccttgccgcactcggcacaggtgtaggggcgctcgccagtgtggatGCGATGGTGCACAAGCAGGTTgccggactgggtgaagcccttgccgcactgggcgcaagtGAAGggacgctcgccagtgtgggtgcgctggtgggccagcagctgggtggagctggtgaagcccttgccacactgggcgcaggtgaacgggcgctcgccagtgtggatgcgctggtggtACAACAGGCTGGTGGATCgcgtgaagcccttgccacactgggcgcaggtgtagggacgctcgccagtgtgggAGCGCTGGTGGaacagcaggttgctggagtggGTGTACCCCTTGCCGCACTGAGTGCaagtgtagggacgctcgccggtgtgggtgcgctgatgCTCCAGCAGGGagtcggagcgggtgaagcccttgccacattgGGCACAGGTATAGGGGCGCTtgtcggtgtgggtgcgctggtgccttCGCAGCCcagtggagcgggtgaagcccttgccgcactcgccacaggtgtaggggcgctcgccgttGTGGGTgtactggtgctccagcaggctgctggagcggGGGAAGCGCTTgccacactgggtgcaggtgtaggggcgctcgccggtgtgggtgcgctggtgctccagccgGTTgccggactgggtgaagccctggccgcagtcgctgcaggtgtagggccgctccccggtgtgcacgcGTCTGTGCAACTTCAGCTGTGTgggcga
Proteins encoded in this window:
- the LOC129694618 gene encoding zinc finger protein 615-like; this translates as MTGHKKEKRYECDVCGKAWQTPGLLETHRRIHTGERPFTCSECGKNFKCYNNLQQHNRWHSDKRPFTCSDCGKGFKSPTQLKLHRRVHTGERPYTCSDCGQGFTQSGNRLEHQRTHTGERPYTCTQCGKRFPRSSSLLEHQYTHNGERPYTCGECGKGFTRSTGLRRHQRTHTDKRPYTCAQCGKGFTRSDSLLEHQRTHTGERPYTCTQCGKGYTHSSNLLFHQRSHTGERPYTCAQCGKGFTRSTSLLYHQRIHTGERPFTCAQCGKGFTSSTQLLAHQRTHTGERPFTCAQCGKGFTQSGNLLVHHRIHTGERPYTCAECGKGFTSSTKLLSHQCTHAGERPFTCAQCGKSFTQSSNLLVHHRTHTGECPYTCAQCGKGFTCSTQLLSHQRVHAGDRLVPSPVCGERFAMASLALSHQCVHTSGQSYDCPYCGEEFENSRGGCGSTGVPTPASSCSHCSKRMH